In Musa acuminata AAA Group cultivar baxijiao chromosome BXJ2-3, Cavendish_Baxijiao_AAA, whole genome shotgun sequence, the following proteins share a genomic window:
- the LOC103978445 gene encoding signal peptidase complex subunit 1-like has protein sequence MDWQGQKLAIILMQIILVVSTITAFGIGYSIGSFQMMMFTYAGGVVLTALITVPNWQFFNHHHLKWLDPSEAERHPMPQLNDAAVAAPKKKATKIK, from the coding sequence ATGGATTGGCAAGGCCAGAAGTTGGCCATTATTTTGATGcagatcattcttgtagtgtccacgATCACTGCTTTCGGCATCGGATACTCCATCGGCTCCTTCCAAATGATGATGTTTACATACGCTGGTGGAGTTGTGCTCACTGCGCTGATCACTGTGCCCAATTGGCAATTCTTTAACCACCACCACCTCAAATGGTTGGATCCGAGCGAAGCAGAGCGTCACCCGATGCCACAGTTGAAcgatgctgctgttgctgctcctAAGAAGAAGGCAACAAAGATCAAGTAG